In Solanum lycopersicum chromosome 5, SLM_r2.1, the following are encoded in one genomic region:
- the LOC138348894 gene encoding uncharacterized protein, whose amino-acid sequence MEKIFEMDDLGVMKYFIVMEVLHSRDYIFICLQKYILDIQNRFKMQDWKLVTTPVSTGLKLGKDDDFKKGNDNIVNLNVIGYSNSDWGGGLMIPETRMDIFSIWGQNVLVGALAKKITTAQSTVEAEYIVATFAMNQAILLRKMIKDIVHEQTEDTKIMCDNNCSDLI is encoded by the exons ATGGAGAAAATCTTTGAAATGGATGATCTTGGAGTCATGAAGTACTTTATTGTCATGGAAGTGTTGCACTCCAGAGATTACATTTTCATATGCCTGCAGAAATACATTTTGGATATTCAAAACAGGTTCAAAATGCAAGATTGGAAACTTGTGACTACTCCAGTATCTACTGGTTTGAAGCTTGGCAAGGACGACGATTTCAAAAAAGGGAAtgataatat AGTAAATCTGAACGTAATTGGGTACTCTAATAGTGATTGGGGTGGTGGATTAATGATTCCAGAAACACGTATGgatatattttctatttggGGACAAAATGTTTTAGTTGGAGCTCttgcaaaaaaaataactacAGCTCAATCAACAGTAGAAGCTGAATACATAGTTGCTACATTTGCTATGAATCAAGCTATCTTGCTAAGGAAGATGATAAAAGACATAGTACACGAACAAACAGAAGATACCAAGATCATGTGTGACAATAATTGTTCAGATTTAATCTAA